A single region of the Pseudomonas mandelii genome encodes:
- a CDS encoding adenylosuccinate synthase encodes MGKNVVVLGTQWGDEGKGKIVDLLTEHAAAVVRYQGGHNAGHTLVIDGEKTVLHLIPSGVLREGVQCLIGNGVVVAPDALLREIIKLEEKGVPVRERLRISPSCPLILSYHVALDQAREKARGELKIGTTGRGIGPAYEDKVARRGLRIGDLFHRERFAAKLGELLDYHNFVLVNYYKEPAIDFQKTLDECMEYAELLKPMMLDVTAELHELRRAGKDIMFEGAQGSLLDIDHGTYPYVTSSNTTAGGIATGSGFGPMYLDYILGITKAYTTRVGSGPFPTELFDDVGAFLAKRGHEFGATTGRARRCGWFDAVILRRAIDVNSISGLCLTKLDVLDGLETINICVGYKNQDGAVIDAPTDADSYIGLEPVYEEMPGWTESTVGAKTLEELPQAARNYIKRVEELVGAPIDIISTGPDRNETIVLRHPFA; translated from the coding sequence ATGGGTAAGAATGTCGTAGTCCTGGGCACCCAATGGGGTGATGAGGGCAAAGGCAAGATCGTTGATCTGCTGACCGAACATGCTGCCGCCGTAGTGCGCTACCAGGGTGGCCACAACGCGGGTCACACCCTGGTGATCGACGGCGAAAAAACCGTCTTGCACCTGATTCCGTCGGGCGTGTTGCGCGAAGGCGTGCAGTGCCTGATCGGCAACGGCGTGGTGGTTGCACCCGACGCTCTGCTGCGGGAAATCATCAAGCTGGAAGAGAAAGGCGTACCGGTGCGTGAGCGCCTGCGTATCAGCCCGTCCTGCCCGCTGATCCTGTCCTACCACGTCGCGCTGGACCAGGCCCGTGAAAAGGCCCGTGGCGAGCTGAAGATCGGTACCACCGGTCGCGGCATCGGCCCGGCTTATGAAGACAAGGTTGCACGTCGCGGTCTGCGCATCGGTGACCTGTTCCACCGTGAGCGTTTCGCCGCCAAGCTGGGTGAGTTGCTGGATTACCACAACTTCGTCCTGGTCAATTACTACAAAGAGCCTGCGATCGACTTCCAGAAAACACTCGACGAGTGCATGGAATACGCCGAGCTGCTGAAGCCGATGATGCTCGACGTCACCGCCGAGCTGCACGAGTTGCGTCGCGCTGGCAAAGACATCATGTTCGAAGGCGCCCAAGGCTCCCTGCTGGACATCGACCACGGTACCTACCCGTACGTCACCAGCTCCAACACCACCGCGGGCGGCATCGCTACCGGTTCGGGTTTTGGTCCGATGTACCTGGATTACATCCTGGGCATCACCAAGGCGTACACCACTCGCGTGGGTTCGGGTCCGTTTCCGACTGAGCTGTTCGACGACGTGGGTGCATTCCTGGCCAAGCGTGGCCACGAGTTCGGCGCTACCACCGGTCGTGCCCGTCGTTGCGGCTGGTTCGATGCCGTCATCCTGCGTCGCGCTATCGACGTCAACAGCATCTCGGGCCTGTGCCTGACCAAGCTGGACGTGCTGGACGGTCTGGAAACCATCAACATCTGTGTTGGCTACAAGAACCAGGATGGTGCAGTGATCGACGCGCCGACTGACGCCGACAGCTACATCGGCCTGGAGCCGGTGTACGAAGAGATGCCAGGCTGGACCGAATCCACCGTCGGTGCCAAGACGCTGGAAGAGCTGCCGCAAGCTGCTCGCAACTACATCAAGCGCGTCGAAGAGTTGGTCGGTGCGCCGATTGACATTATTTCGACGGGCCCGGACCGCAACGAAACCATCGTTTTGCGTCACCCGTTCGCTTAA
- a CDS encoding ATP phosphoribosyltransferase regulatory subunit, producing the protein MATVDRWLLPDGIEEVLPPEAARIEVARRQVLDLFQSWGYEFVVTPHIEYLESLLTGAGSDLDLRTFKVIDPQSGRQMGFRADITPQVARIDAHTLRREGPSRLCYAGSVLHAQPRALSSSRSPIQLGAELYGDASPSSDVEVISLMLAMLQLADVPDVHMDLGHVGIYRGLARAAGLSGEVEQQLFDALQRKAIDEVITLTEGLPADLSGMLRALVDLCGGREVLSAARERLAHAPAPVLAALDDLLAIAERLSTRFPELPLYFDLGELRGYHYHTGVVFAVFVPGVGQSIAQGGRYDDIGADFGRARPATGFSTDLKTLVTLGRAEIKLPSGGIWMPDSTDAALWQQVCQLRSEGQRVVQALPGQPLAAAREADCDRQLIQQNGLWQVSPLAS; encoded by the coding sequence ATGGCAACGGTAGACCGCTGGCTGCTGCCAGATGGCATCGAAGAAGTACTGCCACCAGAGGCGGCGCGCATTGAAGTCGCGCGTCGTCAGGTGTTGGATCTGTTCCAGAGCTGGGGTTACGAGTTTGTCGTGACTCCCCATATCGAGTACCTGGAATCCCTGCTGACCGGCGCGGGCTCGGACCTCGATCTGCGGACCTTCAAGGTCATCGACCCGCAATCGGGCCGGCAGATGGGGTTCCGTGCCGACATCACGCCGCAAGTGGCGCGCATCGATGCGCACACCCTGCGCCGTGAAGGCCCGAGCCGCCTGTGCTATGCCGGCAGCGTGCTGCATGCCCAGCCGCGCGCCCTGTCGTCCTCACGCAGCCCGATCCAGCTGGGCGCCGAGTTGTATGGCGATGCCAGCCCGAGCAGCGACGTGGAAGTCATCAGCCTGATGCTGGCCATGCTGCAACTGGCCGATGTGCCGGATGTGCACATGGACCTCGGTCATGTCGGCATCTACCGCGGCCTGGCCCGTGCGGCCGGTCTGTCTGGCGAAGTTGAGCAGCAGTTGTTCGATGCGTTGCAACGCAAGGCCATCGACGAGGTCATTACCTTGACCGAAGGCTTGCCTGCCGATCTGTCGGGCATGTTGCGCGCGTTGGTCGATCTGTGTGGCGGCCGTGAAGTATTGAGCGCTGCTCGCGAGCGTCTGGCGCATGCGCCAGCGCCGGTTCTGGCGGCGCTGGACGATTTGCTGGCGATTGCCGAGCGTCTGTCCACGCGTTTCCCGGAGTTACCGCTTTATTTCGACCTGGGCGAGTTGCGCGGCTATCACTACCACACCGGTGTGGTGTTCGCGGTGTTCGTACCGGGTGTTGGCCAGTCCATTGCCCAGGGCGGTCGTTACGACGACATCGGCGCCGACTTCGGTCGCGCTCGTCCGGCAACCGGCTTCTCCACCGATTTGAAAACCCTGGTGACCCTGGGGCGTGCTGAGATCAAGCTACCGTCTGGCGGTATCTGGATGCCTGACAGTACGGATGCGGCACTCTGGCAGCAGGTTTGTCAGTTGCGCAGTGAGGGTCAGCGTGTCGTTCAGGCGTTGCCTGGACAACCTTTGGCCGCCGCCCGTGAAGCGGACTGCGACCGGCAATTGATTCAGCAGAACGGGCTTTGGCAAGTATCGCCACTGGCTTCTTGA
- the hflC gene encoding protease modulator HflC: protein MSNKSLIALIVGVVVAIAAWNCFYIVAQTERAVLLQFGRVVQADVQPGLHVKVPYVNQVRKFDARLMTLDAPTQRFLTLEKKAVMVDAYAKWRVKDAERFYTATSGLKQIADERLSRRLESGLRDQFGKRTLHEVVSGERDALMSDITASLNKMAEKELGIEVVDVRVKAIDLPKEVNRSVFERMSSEREREAREHRAKGNELAEGIRADADRQRRVLLAEAYRESEEVRGDGDAQAAAIYSKAYGQDQEFYGFYRSLRAYRESFANKSDVMVLDPSSDFFRYLEKAKP from the coding sequence ATGAGCAATAAATCGCTGATCGCCCTTATTGTCGGCGTCGTCGTGGCCATCGCTGCCTGGAACTGCTTCTACATCGTGGCTCAGACCGAGCGTGCGGTGCTGCTGCAGTTCGGTCGGGTGGTCCAGGCCGATGTTCAGCCGGGCCTGCATGTGAAAGTGCCTTACGTTAACCAGGTGCGCAAATTCGACGCACGCCTGATGACGCTGGATGCACCGACGCAACGCTTCCTGACGCTGGAAAAGAAAGCCGTGATGGTCGATGCCTACGCCAAGTGGCGCGTGAAAGATGCCGAGCGCTTCTACACCGCGACTTCCGGCCTCAAGCAGATTGCCGATGAGCGTCTTTCCCGTCGTCTGGAGTCGGGCCTGCGTGACCAGTTCGGTAAGCGTACGCTGCACGAAGTGGTGTCCGGTGAGCGTGATGCGCTGATGTCCGACATCACTGCCTCACTGAACAAGATGGCGGAAAAAGAGCTGGGTATCGAAGTTGTCGATGTCCGGGTCAAGGCCATCGATCTGCCGAAAGAAGTAAACCGCAGTGTGTTCGAGCGTATGAGCTCCGAGCGTGAGCGTGAAGCTCGCGAGCACCGCGCCAAGGGTAACGAGCTTGCAGAAGGCATTCGTGCCGACGCCGATCGTCAACGCCGTGTGCTGCTGGCTGAAGCCTATCGTGAATCTGAAGAGGTTCGCGGTGATGGTGATGCCCAGGCCGCTGCGATCTACTCCAAGGCCTACGGCCAGGATCAGGAGTTCTACGGTTTCTACCGTAGCCTGCGCGCCTACCGTGAAAGCTTCGCGAACAAATCCGACGTCATGGTCCTGGACCCAAGCAGCGACTTCTTCCGTTACCTGGAAAAAGCCAAGCCTTGA
- the hflK gene encoding FtsH protease activity modulator HflK → MAWNEPGGNSNNQDPWGGKRRNNGDRKGPPDLDEAFRKLQESLNGLFGGGKKRGDDGGGSGKSGGFGGLLGIGLVVLAAVWLYSAVYVVDEQEQAVVLRFGKYYETVGPGLNIYFPPIDRKYLENVTRERAYTKQGQMLTEDENIVEVPLTVQYKISNLQDFVLNVDAPEISLQHATESALRHVVGSTAMDQVLTEGRELMASEIKERLQRFMDTYRTGITITQVNVQSAAAPREVQEAFDDVIRAREDEQRSRNQAETYANGVVPEARGQAQRILEDANGYRDETVSRAKGEADRFTKLVSEYRKAPEVTRERLYLDTMQEVFTNTSKVLVTGNKNGQSNLLYLPLDKMVESGRNTSTPVTGAAATSNEANARAAADLQQQQARTRESR, encoded by the coding sequence ATGGCTTGGAATGAGCCGGGTGGCAACTCGAATAATCAGGATCCTTGGGGTGGCAAGCGCCGCAATAACGGCGACCGCAAGGGACCACCGGATCTCGACGAGGCCTTCCGAAAGCTGCAGGAAAGCCTGAACGGGTTGTTCGGTGGTGGTAAGAAACGCGGTGATGACGGCGGTGGTTCGGGCAAGAGTGGCGGCTTCGGCGGCCTGCTCGGCATCGGCCTGGTCGTGTTGGCGGCCGTATGGCTGTACAGCGCGGTCTACGTAGTCGACGAGCAGGAGCAAGCCGTGGTGCTGCGCTTCGGCAAGTACTACGAAACCGTCGGCCCGGGTCTGAACATCTACTTCCCGCCGATCGATCGCAAGTACCTGGAAAACGTCACGCGTGAGCGTGCCTATACCAAGCAGGGTCAAATGCTCACTGAAGACGAGAACATCGTCGAAGTGCCGCTGACCGTGCAGTACAAGATCAGCAACCTGCAGGACTTCGTGCTGAACGTCGATGCGCCGGAAATCAGCCTGCAGCACGCGACCGAAAGTGCCTTGCGCCATGTGGTGGGTTCCACCGCGATGGACCAGGTGCTGACCGAAGGTCGTGAGTTGATGGCCAGCGAAATCAAGGAGCGTCTGCAACGCTTCATGGATACCTATCGCACCGGTATCACCATCACTCAGGTGAACGTACAGAGCGCAGCGGCACCGCGCGAAGTACAGGAAGCCTTCGATGACGTGATCCGTGCCCGTGAAGACGAGCAGCGTTCGCGCAACCAGGCTGAAACCTACGCCAACGGCGTCGTGCCGGAAGCCCGTGGTCAGGCCCAGCGTATCCTCGAAGATGCCAACGGCTACCGTGACGAAACCGTCTCGCGTGCCAAGGGTGAGGCTGATCGCTTCACCAAACTGGTGAGCGAGTACCGCAAGGCCCCTGAAGTCACCCGCGAGCGTCTGTACCTGGACACCATGCAGGAAGTCTTCACCAATACCAGCAAGGTCCTCGTGACCGGCAACAAGAATGGCCAGAGCAATCTGCTGTACTTGCCGCTGGACAAGATGGTCGAAAGTGGTCGCAACACCAGCACTCCGGTGACCGGTGCGGCAGCCACCAGCAATGAAGCGAATGCGCGTGCGGCAGCTGATCTGCAGCAACAGCAAGCACGTACCAGGGAGAGTCGCTGA
- the hflX gene encoding ribosome rescue GTPase HflX — MFFERHGGGERVILVHLDGQDPEAREDPQEFQELANSAGAETVAFFNVPRHRPTAKFLIGSGKVEELRDLVHAEKADLVIFNHILTPSQERNLERVFECRVIDRTGLILDIFAQRARTHEGKLQVELAQLDHMSTRLVRGWTHLERQGGGIGMRGPGETQLETDRRLLRVRLRQIKGRLEKVRSQREQSRRGRSRADIPTVSLVGYTNAGKSTLFNNVTKSDVYAADQLFATLDPTLRRLELDDLGPIVLADTVGFIRHLPHKLVEAFRSTLEESSNSDLLLHVIDAAEPDRMLQIEQVMVVLGEIGAQDLPILEVYNKLDLLEGVEPQIQRDENGKPQRVWLSARDGSGLELLEQAIAELLGGDLFVGTLRLPQRFARLRAQFFELGAVQKEEHDEEGISLLAVRLPRVELNRLVSREGLQPMEFIEQHTLQ; from the coding sequence TTGTTCTTTGAGCGCCACGGTGGTGGTGAGCGAGTGATCCTCGTTCACTTGGATGGACAGGACCCTGAGGCGCGCGAAGATCCGCAGGAGTTTCAGGAGTTGGCTAATTCGGCTGGCGCCGAGACCGTTGCGTTTTTTAACGTGCCGCGTCATCGGCCAACCGCCAAATTCCTGATTGGCAGCGGCAAGGTCGAGGAACTTCGCGACCTGGTCCATGCCGAGAAGGCAGATCTGGTGATCTTCAATCACATCCTCACGCCCAGTCAGGAACGTAACCTCGAACGTGTTTTCGAGTGTCGCGTGATCGACCGCACGGGTCTGATTCTCGATATTTTCGCCCAGCGCGCCCGTACCCATGAAGGCAAGCTCCAGGTAGAACTGGCCCAGCTTGACCACATGAGCACCCGGCTGGTTCGTGGCTGGACTCACCTTGAGCGTCAAGGTGGCGGTATCGGCATGCGTGGCCCGGGTGAAACCCAGCTGGAAACCGACCGCCGTTTGCTGCGGGTACGCCTGCGACAGATCAAGGGCCGACTGGAAAAAGTGCGCAGTCAGCGCGAGCAGTCACGACGCGGCCGTTCGCGTGCGGATATTCCTACCGTGTCCCTTGTGGGCTATACCAACGCCGGCAAATCCACGCTCTTCAATAACGTGACGAAATCCGACGTGTACGCGGCTGACCAGTTGTTTGCCACGCTGGACCCGACCTTGCGCCGTCTGGAGCTCGACGACCTGGGGCCGATTGTCCTGGCCGATACGGTGGGTTTCATACGCCACTTGCCTCACAAACTGGTTGAGGCATTTCGGTCTACGCTCGAAGAGTCGAGCAACTCAGACCTGCTGTTGCACGTGATCGATGCGGCCGAACCGGATCGCATGTTGCAGATCGAGCAGGTGATGGTGGTGCTGGGCGAGATCGGTGCCCAGGACTTGCCGATCCTCGAGGTCTATAACAAACTCGATTTGCTTGAAGGCGTTGAGCCACAAATCCAGCGCGACGAAAACGGCAAGCCCCAACGGGTCTGGCTGTCGGCGCGTGATGGCAGTGGTCTGGAATTGCTTGAGCAAGCCATTGCCGAGTTGCTGGGCGGTGATTTGTTTGTTGGCACCTTGCGCTTGCCGCAACGTTTTGCTCGACTGCGTGCGCAGTTTTTCGAACTCGGTGCGGTGCAGAAAGAAGAACACGACGAAGAAGGCATCAGCCTGCTGGCCGTTCGCTTGCCACGGGTTGAGTTGAATCGACTGGTGAGTCGCGAAGGTCTGCAACCGATGGAATTCATCGAACAACACACTTTGCAATAA
- the hfq gene encoding RNA chaperone Hfq codes for MSKGHSLQDPYLNTLRKEKVGVSIYLVNGIKLQGTIESFDQFVILLKNTVSQMVYKHAISTVVPVRPIRLPSATESEAGDAEPGNA; via the coding sequence ATGTCAAAAGGGCATTCGCTACAAGACCCTTACTTGAATACTTTACGTAAAGAGAAAGTTGGGGTGTCCATCTACCTGGTGAACGGGATCAAACTGCAAGGCACGATCGAGTCTTTCGACCAGTTCGTTATCCTGCTGAAAAACACCGTCAGCCAGATGGTTTACAAACACGCTATCTCTACAGTGGTGCCGGTTCGTCCAATTCGTCTGCCTAGCGCAACCGAATCCGAAGCAGGTGACGCTGAGCCAGGTAACGCCTGA
- the miaA gene encoding tRNA (adenosine(37)-N6)-dimethylallyltransferase MiaA, whose protein sequence is MSQLPPAIFLMGPTAAGKTDLAIELTKVLPCELISVDSALVYRGMDIGTAKPSKEILAEFPHRLIDILDPAESYSAADFRRDALEAMAEITSRGKIPLLVGGTMLYYKALVEGLAEMPAADPEVRAQIEEEAARLGWQALHEQLALVDPVSAARIHPNDPQRLSRALEVYRVSGQSMTELRLRQSAQSTEAAASGLQQLPYTVANLAIAPANRQVLHERIKQRFTVMLEQGFIDEVVALRKRSDLHSGLPSIRAVGYRQVWDYLDGKLTQAEMQERGIIATRQLAKRQFTWLRSWADLHWLDSLDCDNLPRALKYLGTISILS, encoded by the coding sequence ATGAGCCAGCTGCCACCTGCGATTTTCCTGATGGGCCCGACCGCAGCGGGCAAGACTGATCTGGCCATCGAACTGACCAAAGTGCTGCCTTGCGAGCTGATCAGTGTCGATTCGGCGCTGGTCTACCGCGGCATGGACATCGGCACCGCCAAGCCTTCGAAAGAGATTCTGGCCGAGTTTCCGCACCGTTTGATCGATATTCTTGATCCGGCCGAGAGCTATTCGGCGGCGGATTTTCGCCGTGATGCGCTGGAGGCGATGGCCGAGATCACTTCGCGAGGCAAAATTCCGCTGCTTGTAGGCGGCACGATGCTCTACTACAAGGCTTTGGTCGAAGGACTGGCAGAAATGCCGGCGGCGGATCCCGAGGTTCGTGCGCAGATCGAAGAAGAGGCTGCACGCCTTGGCTGGCAAGCCCTGCACGAACAATTGGCGCTCGTAGACCCGGTTTCGGCGGCGCGAATTCATCCGAACGATCCGCAGCGACTCAGTCGAGCGCTGGAAGTTTATCGCGTCAGCGGTCAGAGCATGACCGAGCTGCGGCTGAGACAAAGTGCGCAAAGTACTGAAGCAGCCGCTTCGGGACTGCAACAATTGCCCTATACTGTCGCGAACTTGGCCATTGCTCCGGCAAATCGCCAGGTACTGCACGAGCGAATTAAACAAAGATTCACAGTTATGTTGGAACAGGGATTCATTGACGAGGTCGTAGCCCTGCGTAAGCGAAGTGACCTGCATTCCGGGTTGCCGTCTATACGTGCGGTAGGCTACCGACAAGTCTGGGACTACCTGGATGGCAAGCTGACCCAAGCCGAGATGCAGGAGCGTGGAATCATTGCCACGCGCCAATTGGCAAAGCGTCAGTTCACCTGGCTGCGCAGCTGGGCTGATTTACACTGGTTGGACAGCCTGGATTGCGACAATCTGCCGCGCGCCTTGAAATACCTGGGGACCATCTCCATATTGAGCTGA
- the mutL gene encoding DNA mismatch repair endonuclease MutL, producing the protein MTHAARIELLSPRLANQIAAGEVVERPASVIKELLENSLDSGAKRIDVDVEQGGVKLLRVRDDGSGISADDLPLALARHATSKIRNLEDLEQVMSLGFRGEALASISSVARLTLTSRTKDADQAWQVETEGRDMAPRVQPAAHPVGTSVEVRDLFFNTPARRKFLKTEKTEFDHLQEVIKRLALARFDVAFHLRHNGKTILSLHEAHDDAARARRVAAICGSGFLEQALPIEIERNGLHLWGWVGLPTFNRSQADLQYFFVNGRAVRDKLVAHAVRQAYRDVLFNGRHPTFVLFFEVDPAGVDVNVHPTKHEVRFRDGRMVHDFLYGTLHRALGDVRPDDHLAAPVATAIVRPTGIDAGEFGPQGEMRLAANALLEQPQAQPSFNTTAGSGAGAGYQYQYTPRPQSGVPAAEAQAAYREFFAPLPEANAVALPAGQDDIPPLGYALAQLKGIYILSENAQGLVLVDMHAAHERIMYERLKIAMASEGLSGQPLLVPESLAVSEREGDCAEENVAWFQRLGFELQRLGPETLAIRQIPALLKQAEANRLVSDVLADLMEYGTSDRIQAHLNELLGTMACHGAIRANRRLALPEMNGLLRDMENTERSGQCNHGRPTWTQLGLDDLDKLFLRGR; encoded by the coding sequence TGCGGCTCGCATCGAGCTGCTCAGCCCGCGACTGGCGAACCAGATTGCCGCCGGTGAGGTGGTTGAACGCCCGGCCTCGGTGATCAAGGAGTTGCTGGAGAACAGCCTCGACTCCGGCGCCAAACGCATCGACGTCGATGTGGAGCAGGGTGGCGTCAAGCTGTTGCGGGTGCGCGATGACGGCAGCGGCATTTCGGCCGATGACCTGCCGCTGGCCCTGGCGCGACATGCCACCAGCAAGATTCGCAACCTGGAAGACCTCGAGCAGGTCATGAGTCTCGGGTTTCGCGGTGAAGCCCTCGCCTCGATCAGCTCCGTGGCGCGTCTGACCCTGACGTCCCGGACCAAGGATGCCGACCAGGCCTGGCAGGTCGAGACCGAAGGCCGGGACATGGCGCCCCGGGTTCAACCCGCTGCCCACCCGGTGGGCACCTCGGTTGAAGTGCGCGATCTGTTCTTCAACACCCCGGCGCGGCGCAAATTCCTCAAGACTGAAAAAACCGAATTCGATCACCTGCAAGAAGTGATCAAGCGTCTGGCGCTGGCGCGTTTCGACGTGGCGTTTCATTTGCGTCACAACGGCAAAACCATCCTCAGCCTGCACGAAGCCCATGACGACGCGGCCCGTGCGCGGCGAGTGGCAGCGATTTGCGGTTCAGGTTTCCTGGAACAGGCGCTGCCGATCGAAATCGAACGCAATGGCCTGCATTTGTGGGGTTGGGTCGGGTTGCCGACGTTCAACCGCAGCCAGGCGGACTTGCAGTATTTTTTTGTGAACGGCCGTGCCGTGCGCGACAAACTGGTGGCCCACGCGGTGCGCCAGGCGTATCGCGACGTGCTGTTCAATGGTCGGCACCCGACGTTCGTGCTGTTTTTCGAGGTCGATCCGGCCGGTGTCGACGTCAACGTGCACCCGACCAAACACGAAGTGCGCTTCCGTGACGGGCGTATGGTCCACGACTTTCTCTACGGCACCTTGCACCGCGCCTTGGGCGATGTGCGACCGGATGATCATCTGGCTGCACCGGTGGCGACGGCGATCGTTCGACCGACCGGCATAGACGCCGGTGAATTCGGTCCCCAGGGCGAAATGCGCCTGGCGGCCAATGCCCTGCTGGAGCAACCTCAGGCGCAGCCGTCGTTCAATACGACGGCAGGCTCGGGCGCTGGCGCCGGTTATCAGTATCAATACACGCCGCGTCCCCAGTCCGGCGTGCCAGCGGCTGAAGCCCAGGCGGCGTACCGGGAGTTTTTTGCACCTTTGCCAGAGGCAAATGCCGTCGCGCTCCCGGCCGGTCAGGATGATATTCCTCCATTGGGCTATGCATTGGCGCAGCTCAAAGGTATCTACATTCTCTCGGAAAACGCCCAAGGCCTAGTGCTGGTGGACATGCACGCCGCCCACGAACGGATCATGTACGAGCGCCTGAAAATCGCGATGGCCAGCGAAGGCCTGAGCGGCCAGCCGCTGTTGGTGCCGGAATCGTTGGCGGTTAGCGAACGCGAAGGCGATTGCGCCGAAGAAAACGTCGCGTGGTTCCAGCGTCTGGGCTTTGAACTGCAGCGCCTCGGCCCGGAAACACTGGCGATCCGGCAGATTCCAGCCTTGCTCAAGCAAGCTGAAGCGAATCGATTGGTGAGTGATGTGTTGGCCGATCTGATGGAATACGGCACCAGCGACCGTATCCAGGCGCACCTCAACGAACTGCTTGGCACCATGGCCTGCCACGGCGCTATTCGGGCAAACCGGCGTCTGGCGCTGCCGGAAATGAACGGTCTGCTGCGGGACATGGAAAACACCGAGCGCAGCGGTCAATGCAACCATGGCCGACCGACCTGGACCCAATTGGGCCTGGACGATCTGGACAAACTGTTCTTGCGCGGTCGTTGA